A region of Zeugodacus cucurbitae isolate PBARC_wt_2022May chromosome 5, idZeuCucr1.2, whole genome shotgun sequence DNA encodes the following proteins:
- the LOC105214992 gene encoding uncharacterized protein LOC105214992 isoform X3 has translation MGNHSFRFVEGLCGYECEADQVWALWQVQKIRHRDANRKFRYEMKFSVSPLRAESVGNVKRKAESSGNNNKSSALQTYIQRDDDYPQTFGKIVYNDDARFADRRFDDVAGRNFRQAPMYHHRPATPMPQPTFLHSIFQPHPHPHFPPTPDKLNIGEYIKDYPAKTAPKIELFPNVLNTVSRNYYPTPTTYRPNYQTKFPRPELYPPTLEHEAIKFPQNTQESSLSGGVGKLSPPVVTHHFHHHFYMPSTTSIENELSIAEKPINNPTNSYKNVVGDTTAPTFFNNHYDTGVKNSFQQDSHTVKPISFPNTETEVHKEHVVQVTPVAPLKRPHIYQMYQIPIDSNVPLLIYPAPVVENESPLPRNKPFIQSEPMDEEPIRYSEPDPLYLNLAHNPSLDEQSYELGAPQLESPKINQYTEHADAQISAVNNGKVVQPDFIAAQLPPPDSDQDVRIPYEDESQGVSKRKHDLEQKSSEKDLQISLKNQQIYSSADTLSVNTATESIQPSTTTPHTTTLSTSTTATAQLDTVQTTSPALQTTAILTANSLLSATTVMPSTTSIDDVQLLTKQIKQNFISTSTAETPSLRAISRYRLKHVRPSTTSTEQPVLKWKPRRKHSYSNKSNNDVKMNTATEEFAKTNSTEAEQKRELKKQNQRSEKQLYTGVASNSTEAGNISTIAKKSSEVIEVLTQKSVSKSVSIKVGNNGEEIPVIVDDSDYVANEVKTD, from the coding sequence ATGGGAAACCACTCTTTTCGCTTCGTAGAAGGCTTATGTGGTTATGAATGTGAGGCCGATCAAGTGTGGGCTTTGTGGCAAGTGCAGAAGATACGACATCGTGATGCGAATCGTAAATTTCGCTACGAAATGAAATTcagtgtgagtccattgcgtgCCGAAAGTGTGGGAAATGTTAAAAGAAAGGCCGAATCGAGtggcaataataacaaaagtagtgcgttgcaaacatacatacaacgaGATGACGACTATCCACAGACATTTGGAAAAATAGTGTACAACGATGACGCGCGATTCGCCGATCGTCGGTTTGACGACGTCGCTGGTCGAAATTTTAGACAAGCGCCCATGTACCATCACCGACCGGCGACGCCTATGCCCCAACCGACATTCTTGCATAGCATCTTTCAGCCGCATCCACACCCACACTTTCCACCTACGCCggataaattaaatattggcGAGTATATAAAAGATTATCCTGCCAAGACGGCGCCAAAGATAGAATTATTTCCAAATGTACTCAACACGGTGAGCCGAAATTATTATCCCACACCCACCACATATCGACCTAACTATCAAACGAAATTTCCACGCCCCGAATTATATCCACCCACATTGGAGCATGAAGCCATCAAATTTCCACAGAATACGCAAGAGTCAAGCTTGTCCGGAGGTGTGGGAAAATTATCGCCACCTGTGGTGACGCATCATTTCCACCATCACTTTTATATGCCGAGCACTACAAGTATCGAAAACGAGCTCAGCATCGCtgaaaaacctataaataaTCCAACAAACTCGTATAAAAATGTAGTGGGAGACACCACGGCGCCCACATTTTTCAATAACCATTACGATACTGGCGTCAAAAATAGTTTCCAACAGGATTCACACACAGTAAAACCCATTAGTTTTCCTAATACGGAGACTGAGGTGCACAAGGAACATGTGGTGCAAGTGACACCGGTAGCGCCTTTGAAGAGACCACACATATACCAAATGTATCAGATACCAATCGACTCAAATGTGCCGCTACTAATCTACCCCGCACCTGTTGTGGAGAATGAATCACCACTGCCGCGTAATAAACCTTTCATACAAAGCGAACCGATGGATGAAGAACCCATACGATATTCTGAACCCGATCCGCTTTACCTAAATCTAGCACACAATCCGTCACTTGATGAACAATCTTACGAACTGGGCGCACCTCAATTAGAATCgccaaaaattaatcaatatacAGAACATGCAGATGCCCAAATAAGCGCAGTGAATAACGGAAAAGTAGTGCAGCCCGACTTTATTGCTGCACAATTACCACCACCTGACAGTGACCAGGACGTGCGCATACCATACGAAGATGAATCACAAGGGGTCAGTAAGCGCAAACACGATTTAGAACAGAAATCAAGCGAAAAAGACTTGCAGATATCCTTGAAAAATCAGCAGATTTATTCAAGCGCTGATACACTCAGTGTCAACACCGCGACGGAGAGCATTCAACCCTCCACAACTACGCCACACACCACTACGCTTTCAACCTCTACAACGGCCACTGCTCAATTGGATACGGTTCAAACAACAAGTCCTGCCTTACAGACAACTGCTATACTGACCGCGAATTCGCTACTCTCGGCAACAACTGTAATGCCCTCTACGACTTCCATCGATGATGTCCAATTGCTGACCAAGCAGATCAAACAAAACTTCATTTCCACTTCTACAGCAGAGACGCCCTCATTGCGCGCGATCAGTCGGTATCGTCTGAAACATGTCCGTCCATCTACAACAAGCACTGAGCAGCCAGTGCTCAAGTGGAAACCTAGACGCAAACATTCATACAGCAACAAGTCAAATAATGACGTGAAAATGAATACTGCAACTGAAGAGTTCGCGAAGACAAACTCAACTGAAGCCGAGCAAAAACGTGAGTTGAAAAAGCAAAATCAAAGGAGTGAGAAGCAATTGTACACAGGAGTTGCTTCCAATTCAACCGAAGCTGGTAATATTAGCACGATCGCCAAAAAGAGCAGTGAGGTAATCGAAGTTCTCACACAAAAATCGGTTAGCAAGTCGGTGAGCATCAAAGTAGGTAATAACGGTGAGGAAATACCAGTTATTGTTGATGATAGTGACTATGTTGCGAATGAGGTGAAAACagattaa
- the LOC105214992 gene encoding uncharacterized protein LOC105214992 isoform X2, with product MDYQFVCVLHVLAFVLVVNFHAVEAIVGRDLVLTPKRGLQLNGKSIFYEEEFGGTAVQNLSLLRPWERTLKHVTYVTLFANDAAAATAGNISKQSAYSDFLHSPYLPQHGAFDTRFGDIVTLASGRLERMGNHSFRFVEGLCGYECEADQVWALWQVQKIRHRDANRKFRYEMKFSVSPLRAESVGNVKRKAESSGNNNKSSALQTYIQRDDDYPQTFGKIVYNDDARFADRRFDDVAGRNFRQAPMYHHRPATPMPQPTFLHSIFQPHPHPHFPPTPDKLNIGEYIKDYPAKTAPKIELFPNVLNTVSRNYYPTPTTYRPNYQTKFPRPELYPPTLEHEAIKFPQNTQESSLSGGVGKLSPPVVTHHFHHHFYMPSTTSIENELSIAEKPINNPTNSYKNVVGDTTAPTFFNNHYDTGVKNSFQQDSHTVKPISFPNTETEVHKEHVVQVTPVAPLKRPHIYQMYQIPIDSNVPLLIYPAPVVENESPLPRNKPFIQSEPMDEEPIRYSEPDPLYLNLAHNPSLDEQSYELGAPQLESPKINQYTEHADAQISAVNNGKVVQPDFIAAQLPPPDSDQDVRIPYEDESQGVSKRKHDLEQKSSEKDLQISLKNQQIYSSADTLSVNTATESIQPSTTTPHTTTLSTSTTATAQLDTVQTTSPALQTTAILTANSLLSATTVMPSTTSIDDVQLLTKQIKQNFISTSTAETPSLRAISRYRLKHVRPSTTSTEQPVLKWKPRRKHSYSNKSNNDVKMNTATEEFAKTNSTEAEQKRELKKQNQRSEKQLYTGVASNSTEAGNISTIAKKSSEVIEVLTQKSVSKSVSIKVGNNGEEIPVIVDDSDYVANEVKTD from the exons ATGGATtaccaatttgtgtgtgtgctgcatGTGCTTGCATTTGTGTTGGTGGTGAAT TTCCACGCCGTCGAAGCAATTGTAGGACGCGACCTAGTGCTCACGCCTAAACGTGGTCTACAACTGAATGGGAAAAGCATTTTCTATGAAGAAGAATTTGGTGGAACTGCAGTGCAGAATCTGTCACTCCTGCGTCCCTGGGAACGGACACTGAAGCACGTAACATACGTTACACTTTTCGCGAATGACGCGGCCGCTGCTACAGCCGGGAATATCAG CAAACAAAGCGCTTACAGCGACTTTCTTCATTCCCCTTACCTGCCACAACACGGTGCTTTCGATACACGCTTTGGGGATATCGTTACACTGGCAAGCGGACGTCTTGAGCGAATGGGAAACCACTCTTTTCGCTTCGTAGAAGGCTTATGTGGTTATGAATGTGAGGCCGATCAAGTGTGGGCTTTGTGGCAAGTGCAGAAGATACGACATCGTGATGCGAATCGTAAATTTCGCTACGAAATGAAATTcagtgtgagtccattgcgtgCCGAAAGTGTGGGAAATGTTAAAAGAAAGGCCGAATCGAGtggcaataataacaaaagtagtgcgttgcaaacatacatacaacgaGATGACGACTATCCACAGACATTTGGAAAAATAGTGTACAACGATGACGCGCGATTCGCCGATCGTCGGTTTGACGACGTCGCTGGTCGAAATTTTAGACAAGCGCCCATGTACCATCACCGACCGGCGACGCCTATGCCCCAACCGACATTCTTGCATAGCATCTTTCAGCCGCATCCACACCCACACTTTCCACCTACGCCggataaattaaatattggcGAGTATATAAAAGATTATCCTGCCAAGACGGCGCCAAAGATAGAATTATTTCCAAATGTACTCAACACGGTGAGCCGAAATTATTATCCCACACCCACCACATATCGACCTAACTATCAAACGAAATTTCCACGCCCCGAATTATATCCACCCACATTGGAGCATGAAGCCATCAAATTTCCACAGAATACGCAAGAGTCAAGCTTGTCCGGAGGTGTGGGAAAATTATCGCCACCTGTGGTGACGCATCATTTCCACCATCACTTTTATATGCCGAGCACTACAAGTATCGAAAACGAGCTCAGCATCGCtgaaaaacctataaataaTCCAACAAACTCGTATAAAAATGTAGTGGGAGACACCACGGCGCCCACATTTTTCAATAACCATTACGATACTGGCGTCAAAAATAGTTTCCAACAGGATTCACACACAGTAAAACCCATTAGTTTTCCTAATACGGAGACTGAGGTGCACAAGGAACATGTGGTGCAAGTGACACCGGTAGCGCCTTTGAAGAGACCACACATATACCAAATGTATCAGATACCAATCGACTCAAATGTGCCGCTACTAATCTACCCCGCACCTGTTGTGGAGAATGAATCACCACTGCCGCGTAATAAACCTTTCATACAAAGCGAACCGATGGATGAAGAACCCATACGATATTCTGAACCCGATCCGCTTTACCTAAATCTAGCACACAATCCGTCACTTGATGAACAATCTTACGAACTGGGCGCACCTCAATTAGAATCgccaaaaattaatcaatatacAGAACATGCAGATGCCCAAATAAGCGCAGTGAATAACGGAAAAGTAGTGCAGCCCGACTTTATTGCTGCACAATTACCACCACCTGACAGTGACCAGGACGTGCGCATACCATACGAAGATGAATCACAAGGGGTCAGTAAGCGCAAACACGATTTAGAACAGAAATCAAGCGAAAAAGACTTGCAGATATCCTTGAAAAATCAGCAGATTTATTCAAGCGCTGATACACTCAGTGTCAACACCGCGACGGAGAGCATTCAACCCTCCACAACTACGCCACACACCACTACGCTTTCAACCTCTACAACGGCCACTGCTCAATTGGATACGGTTCAAACAACAAGTCCTGCCTTACAGACAACTGCTATACTGACCGCGAATTCGCTACTCTCGGCAACAACTGTAATGCCCTCTACGACTTCCATCGATGATGTCCAATTGCTGACCAAGCAGATCAAACAAAACTTCATTTCCACTTCTACAGCAGAGACGCCCTCATTGCGCGCGATCAGTCGGTATCGTCTGAAACATGTCCGTCCATCTACAACAAGCACTGAGCAGCCAGTGCTCAAGTGGAAACCTAGACGCAAACATTCATACAGCAACAAGTCAAATAATGACGTGAAAATGAATACTGCAACTGAAGAGTTCGCGAAGACAAACTCAACTGAAGCCGAGCAAAAACGTGAGTTGAAAAAGCAAAATCAAAGGAGTGAGAAGCAATTGTACACAGGAGTTGCTTCCAATTCAACCGAAGCTGGTAATATTAGCACGATCGCCAAAAAGAGCAGTGAGGTAATCGAAGTTCTCACACAAAAATCGGTTAGCAAGTCGGTGAGCATCAAAGTAGGTAATAACGGTGAGGAAATACCAGTTATTGTTGATGATAGTGACTATGTTGCGAATGAGGTGAAAACagattaa
- the LOC105214992 gene encoding uncharacterized protein LOC105214992 isoform X1: MDYQFVCVLHVLAFVLVVNFRLKNFQFHAVEAIVGRDLVLTPKRGLQLNGKSIFYEEEFGGTAVQNLSLLRPWERTLKHVTYVTLFANDAAAATAGNISKQSAYSDFLHSPYLPQHGAFDTRFGDIVTLASGRLERMGNHSFRFVEGLCGYECEADQVWALWQVQKIRHRDANRKFRYEMKFSVSPLRAESVGNVKRKAESSGNNNKSSALQTYIQRDDDYPQTFGKIVYNDDARFADRRFDDVAGRNFRQAPMYHHRPATPMPQPTFLHSIFQPHPHPHFPPTPDKLNIGEYIKDYPAKTAPKIELFPNVLNTVSRNYYPTPTTYRPNYQTKFPRPELYPPTLEHEAIKFPQNTQESSLSGGVGKLSPPVVTHHFHHHFYMPSTTSIENELSIAEKPINNPTNSYKNVVGDTTAPTFFNNHYDTGVKNSFQQDSHTVKPISFPNTETEVHKEHVVQVTPVAPLKRPHIYQMYQIPIDSNVPLLIYPAPVVENESPLPRNKPFIQSEPMDEEPIRYSEPDPLYLNLAHNPSLDEQSYELGAPQLESPKINQYTEHADAQISAVNNGKVVQPDFIAAQLPPPDSDQDVRIPYEDESQGVSKRKHDLEQKSSEKDLQISLKNQQIYSSADTLSVNTATESIQPSTTTPHTTTLSTSTTATAQLDTVQTTSPALQTTAILTANSLLSATTVMPSTTSIDDVQLLTKQIKQNFISTSTAETPSLRAISRYRLKHVRPSTTSTEQPVLKWKPRRKHSYSNKSNNDVKMNTATEEFAKTNSTEAEQKRELKKQNQRSEKQLYTGVASNSTEAGNISTIAKKSSEVIEVLTQKSVSKSVSIKVGNNGEEIPVIVDDSDYVANEVKTD, translated from the exons ATGGATtaccaatttgtgtgtgtgctgcatGTGCTTGCATTTGTGTTGGTGGTGAAT ttCCGCCTCAAAAATTTCCAGTTCCACGCCGTCGAAGCAATTGTAGGACGCGACCTAGTGCTCACGCCTAAACGTGGTCTACAACTGAATGGGAAAAGCATTTTCTATGAAGAAGAATTTGGTGGAACTGCAGTGCAGAATCTGTCACTCCTGCGTCCCTGGGAACGGACACTGAAGCACGTAACATACGTTACACTTTTCGCGAATGACGCGGCCGCTGCTACAGCCGGGAATATCAG CAAACAAAGCGCTTACAGCGACTTTCTTCATTCCCCTTACCTGCCACAACACGGTGCTTTCGATACACGCTTTGGGGATATCGTTACACTGGCAAGCGGACGTCTTGAGCGAATGGGAAACCACTCTTTTCGCTTCGTAGAAGGCTTATGTGGTTATGAATGTGAGGCCGATCAAGTGTGGGCTTTGTGGCAAGTGCAGAAGATACGACATCGTGATGCGAATCGTAAATTTCGCTACGAAATGAAATTcagtgtgagtccattgcgtgCCGAAAGTGTGGGAAATGTTAAAAGAAAGGCCGAATCGAGtggcaataataacaaaagtagtgcgttgcaaacatacatacaacgaGATGACGACTATCCACAGACATTTGGAAAAATAGTGTACAACGATGACGCGCGATTCGCCGATCGTCGGTTTGACGACGTCGCTGGTCGAAATTTTAGACAAGCGCCCATGTACCATCACCGACCGGCGACGCCTATGCCCCAACCGACATTCTTGCATAGCATCTTTCAGCCGCATCCACACCCACACTTTCCACCTACGCCggataaattaaatattggcGAGTATATAAAAGATTATCCTGCCAAGACGGCGCCAAAGATAGAATTATTTCCAAATGTACTCAACACGGTGAGCCGAAATTATTATCCCACACCCACCACATATCGACCTAACTATCAAACGAAATTTCCACGCCCCGAATTATATCCACCCACATTGGAGCATGAAGCCATCAAATTTCCACAGAATACGCAAGAGTCAAGCTTGTCCGGAGGTGTGGGAAAATTATCGCCACCTGTGGTGACGCATCATTTCCACCATCACTTTTATATGCCGAGCACTACAAGTATCGAAAACGAGCTCAGCATCGCtgaaaaacctataaataaTCCAACAAACTCGTATAAAAATGTAGTGGGAGACACCACGGCGCCCACATTTTTCAATAACCATTACGATACTGGCGTCAAAAATAGTTTCCAACAGGATTCACACACAGTAAAACCCATTAGTTTTCCTAATACGGAGACTGAGGTGCACAAGGAACATGTGGTGCAAGTGACACCGGTAGCGCCTTTGAAGAGACCACACATATACCAAATGTATCAGATACCAATCGACTCAAATGTGCCGCTACTAATCTACCCCGCACCTGTTGTGGAGAATGAATCACCACTGCCGCGTAATAAACCTTTCATACAAAGCGAACCGATGGATGAAGAACCCATACGATATTCTGAACCCGATCCGCTTTACCTAAATCTAGCACACAATCCGTCACTTGATGAACAATCTTACGAACTGGGCGCACCTCAATTAGAATCgccaaaaattaatcaatatacAGAACATGCAGATGCCCAAATAAGCGCAGTGAATAACGGAAAAGTAGTGCAGCCCGACTTTATTGCTGCACAATTACCACCACCTGACAGTGACCAGGACGTGCGCATACCATACGAAGATGAATCACAAGGGGTCAGTAAGCGCAAACACGATTTAGAACAGAAATCAAGCGAAAAAGACTTGCAGATATCCTTGAAAAATCAGCAGATTTATTCAAGCGCTGATACACTCAGTGTCAACACCGCGACGGAGAGCATTCAACCCTCCACAACTACGCCACACACCACTACGCTTTCAACCTCTACAACGGCCACTGCTCAATTGGATACGGTTCAAACAACAAGTCCTGCCTTACAGACAACTGCTATACTGACCGCGAATTCGCTACTCTCGGCAACAACTGTAATGCCCTCTACGACTTCCATCGATGATGTCCAATTGCTGACCAAGCAGATCAAACAAAACTTCATTTCCACTTCTACAGCAGAGACGCCCTCATTGCGCGCGATCAGTCGGTATCGTCTGAAACATGTCCGTCCATCTACAACAAGCACTGAGCAGCCAGTGCTCAAGTGGAAACCTAGACGCAAACATTCATACAGCAACAAGTCAAATAATGACGTGAAAATGAATACTGCAACTGAAGAGTTCGCGAAGACAAACTCAACTGAAGCCGAGCAAAAACGTGAGTTGAAAAAGCAAAATCAAAGGAGTGAGAAGCAATTGTACACAGGAGTTGCTTCCAATTCAACCGAAGCTGGTAATATTAGCACGATCGCCAAAAAGAGCAGTGAGGTAATCGAAGTTCTCACACAAAAATCGGTTAGCAAGTCGGTGAGCATCAAAGTAGGTAATAACGGTGAGGAAATACCAGTTATTGTTGATGATAGTGACTATGTTGCGAATGAGGTGAAAACagattaa